The following are encoded together in the Argopecten irradians isolate NY chromosome 5, Ai_NY, whole genome shotgun sequence genome:
- the LOC138323151 gene encoding BTB/POZ domain-containing protein 17-like, whose amino-acid sequence MKRFSPSGQHYPDPSKPPENGPEEINADNINDGSKKVKTTQSFESLFDNETLSDVILNVNDGQFVFNGHKMILGMKSDTLAALLNETSGLESDEKPVLCLHESIECSLVFSRFLYFIYSGAVWLHRDYVLPLHKLAAKYSVKSLVHHCQSYVTQILHNMMGVYENIRGFQVEVVCDLYECNLFPEDIRDLSFKVLCAKFKELVQSDRWQACSWQLVCDLIRSDDCMAEENLILTSATDWMKKNNLSDKTLIEDILVNIRYPFLHRRILYQLQKNGAFKNFPQVQVLVSNAVHYHCFKDLPEAKEEFVGLQYTPRHYQSRSFTPSALSSRAQSTDQISNLHHLQSNMVNGTMSSNQLSHSNMEQNILNHSVLVQSLNNQPVSFVQNLTSSQLVQSVRPNVIRNMDPVTVPMTAGVIPSTAILNSNNMSRSQNGDSRSSTAASALQSASGTPTMPPAMNLVQNIVSNNAFGNPGSKKAEVHHAHGYR is encoded by the coding sequence ATGAAAAGGTTCAGTCCAAGCGGCCAACACTATCCTGACCCATCCAAGCCCCCAGAAAACGGGCCGGAGGAAATCAACGCTGACAATATCAATGATGGAAgtaaaaaagtgaaaacaacACAGTCGTTTGAATCACTTTTTGACAACGAAACATTGAGTGATGTCATTCTTAATGTCAACGATGGCCAATTTGTGTTCAATGGCCATAAAATGATATTGGGCATGAAAAGTGATACTCTAGCTGCATTATTAAACGAAACAAGTGGTTTGGAATCGGATGAAAAACCGGTCTTGTGCCTACACGAGTCTATTGAGTGTAGTCTTGTGTTTAGTCGATTTCTCTATTTTATATACAGCGGTGCTGTTTGGCTTCATCGTGATTACGTGCTCCCACTTCACAAGCTGGCGGCGAAATATTCTGTCAAGTCTCTAGTACATCATTGTCAGAGTTACGTAACTCAAATACTACACAATATGATGGGAGTTTACGAAAACATTCGTGGATTTCAAGTCGAGGTGGTCTGTGATCTTTATGAGTGTAACTTATTCCCTGAGGACATACGGGATTTATCGTTCAAAGTCTTGTGTGCCAAATTCAAGGAGCTTGTGCAATCCGACCGGTGGCAAGCATGCAGTTGGCAACTTGTATGCGACCTGATTCGGTCAGATGACTGCATGGCAGAGGAGAATTTGATCCTCACTTCCGCGACAGACTGGATGAAGAAAAACAATCTTAGTGACAAAACTCTCATCGAGGACATACTTGTCAACATACGCTACCCATTTCTTCACAGACGCATTCTCTATCAACTTCAGAAGAATGGCGCATTCAAAAACTTTCCCCAAGTGCAGGTTTTGGTTAGTAACGCTGTGCACTATCATTGTTTTAAAGACTTACCTGAAGCTAAGGAAGAATTTGTCGGATTGCAGTATACGCCACGCCATTATCAATCCCGATCATTTACACCGAGTGCTCTGTCGAGTCGGGCTCAGTCAACAGATCAGATATCAAACCTTCATCACTTGCAATCAAACATGGTCAATGGCACCATGTCGTCCAATCAACTGTCGCACTCCAACATGGAGCAAAACATTCTCAATCACAGTGTTCTTGTTCAAAGCTTAAATAATCAACCGGTGAGTTTCGTTCAGAATCTAACTTCCTCTCAACTTGTTCAAAGTGTTCGGCCAAATGTGATTCGTAATATGGACCCAGTGACTGTACCCATGACTGCGGGAGTCATTCCGTCCACTGCCATCTTAaacagtaataacatgtctcgTAGCCAGAATGGCGACTCGCGAAGTTCGACAGCGGCAAGTGCTCTTCAGTCTGCGTCAGGTACACCTACGATGCCACCCGCAATGAATCTAGTGCAAAACATAGTGTCTAATAACGCTTTTGGAAACCCTGGCTCTAAGAAAGCAGAGGTCCATCATGCCCACGGCTACAGGTGA